A single Natronorubrum sediminis DNA region contains:
- a CDS encoding alkaline phosphatase family protein, translated as MSRSSPAERAFVLGFDGVPWRLIEQWSEEGELPNFARMREDGASGTLESTQPATTPLAWPSIATGVWPDKHGLYGFQNLSSGYSHEMYTSYDMQQPALWDLLSPAHVGNVPMTYPPQEIDGSMVTGMMTPSTDKEYTHPPELKADIESQIPDYTISLDYPEYADRLEEFEVAVNDMLENRRTVMNLQMAEAGDDWRLFFFVFTAPDRFQHLIWDMDRLLAHYKKLDEILGEVMDYTEEHDADLYVTSDHGFGPIEELVYVNHILEEEGYLFREEDDGTRGALASLGISRDRITDALERVGISEELIVSTLPRSLVDSVAEQIPGDHALYDVDYERTAAFVHGAGCLYINDTERFDSGVVEPRQVPALKAELTDLFESVTNDEGAPMLKVLDGDELFPTDDGSPDLIVNGHDVYEARNAITDEATGPTGTYAASHRKEGIVLCRGPSIEAGATLRGARVVDIAPTLLHGIGEPVPKNADGRVLFDAFDTETEPASTKVERTGVTQSDTDGSVDDDFTDVEDRLKGLGYME; from the coding sequence ATGAGCAGGTCTTCCCCAGCCGAGCGCGCATTCGTGCTCGGATTCGACGGCGTTCCGTGGAGACTCATCGAACAATGGAGCGAAGAGGGGGAACTCCCCAACTTCGCTCGGATGCGCGAGGACGGTGCCTCGGGCACTCTCGAGAGCACGCAACCGGCGACGACGCCGCTCGCGTGGCCCTCCATCGCGACCGGCGTCTGGCCGGACAAACACGGTCTCTACGGCTTTCAGAATCTCTCGTCGGGGTACTCCCACGAGATGTACACAAGCTACGACATGCAACAGCCGGCGCTCTGGGATCTCCTCTCGCCAGCCCACGTCGGCAACGTCCCGATGACGTACCCGCCCCAGGAAATCGACGGCTCGATGGTCACCGGCATGATGACGCCGTCGACCGACAAGGAGTACACCCATCCGCCGGAACTGAAAGCCGACATCGAGTCGCAGATCCCCGACTACACGATCAGCCTCGACTATCCGGAGTACGCCGATCGCCTCGAGGAATTCGAGGTCGCCGTCAACGACATGCTCGAGAACCGACGGACGGTCATGAACCTCCAGATGGCCGAAGCCGGCGACGACTGGCGGCTGTTCTTCTTCGTCTTCACCGCACCTGATCGGTTCCAACACCTCATCTGGGACATGGACCGACTGCTCGCTCACTACAAGAAACTCGACGAGATCCTCGGCGAAGTGATGGACTACACCGAGGAACACGACGCCGACCTCTACGTCACCTCCGACCACGGCTTCGGGCCGATCGAGGAACTCGTCTACGTCAATCACATCCTCGAGGAGGAAGGCTACCTCTTCAGGGAGGAAGACGACGGCACGCGCGGCGCGCTCGCGAGCCTCGGTATCTCCCGAGACCGGATTACGGACGCCCTCGAGCGCGTCGGGATCTCCGAGGAGTTGATCGTCTCGACGCTGCCGCGTTCGCTCGTCGATTCGGTCGCCGAGCAGATTCCGGGAGACCACGCCCTTTACGACGTCGATTACGAGCGAACGGCCGCGTTCGTCCACGGCGCCGGCTGTCTGTACATCAACGACACCGAACGATTCGATAGCGGCGTCGTCGAGCCACGGCAGGTACCGGCGCTCAAAGCGGAACTCACCGACCTCTTCGAGTCGGTCACGAACGACGAGGGAGCGCCGATGCTCAAAGTCCTCGACGGCGACGAGTTGTTCCCGACCGACGACGGTTCGCCGGACCTCATCGTCAACGGCCACGACGTCTACGAGGCCCGCAACGCAATCACCGACGAGGCGACGGGCCCGACCGGCACGTACGCGGCGAGCCATCGGAAAGAGGGAATCGTCCTCTGTCGCGGCCCGTCGATCGAGGCCGGAGCGACGCTGCGCGGGGCCCGAGTCGTCGACATCGCCCCGACGCTCTTACACGGCATCGGCGAACCCGTCCCGAAAAACGCCGACGGCCGCGTTCTCTTCGACGCCTTCGACACGGAGACCGAACCCGCGTCCACGAAAGTCGAACGGACGGGCGTCACGCAATCTGACACCGACGGAAGCGTCGACGACGACTTCACGGACGTCGAGGATCGTCTGAAAGGCCTCGGCTACATGGAGTAA
- a CDS encoding carboxylate--amine ligase → MDTAARGGRASVVIPGVAAPSSVACVRSLGRRGIRPIVVSSDETTPAFHSKYCAEAIRVPSPHDDLVAYKDALRALAERPDVRTIVPVREPDIYVLSKYREEFAEFVATPWPDFETLSRTQDRIRLFSAAETAGVDAPETTLFTAPPDGDRQWIMKPRYTILGDEYLEEYTPETCVAPPSTTYLESTHTTSAESAQLEMHHVPLVQEYVSTTEEYGFFALYDEGEAVATFQHRQRRGYSYAGGPSSFRESVDIPTLKAAGLALLDELEWHGLAMVEFLRDEETGQFKLMEVNPRFWSSLPFTVRAGADFPYYYWLQAAGRTGEIDDVYESGIGGHLLRGEALYLYSILTDDIGLVEKPGFSSAVVDVARSLLTQPRFDYLTRDDPRPFVRDALNTISAIRS, encoded by the coding sequence ATGGATACTGCCGCCCGGGGTGGACGAGCGTCCGTCGTTATTCCCGGTGTCGCCGCACCCAGTAGTGTCGCTTGCGTCCGATCGCTTGGTCGTCGCGGCATCCGACCTATCGTCGTCTCGAGCGACGAGACGACCCCCGCGTTTCACTCGAAGTACTGTGCAGAAGCGATTCGCGTTCCCTCGCCACACGACGACCTCGTCGCGTACAAGGACGCGCTCCGTGCGCTCGCCGAGCGACCGGACGTTCGAACGATCGTTCCGGTTCGGGAGCCGGATATCTACGTGCTCTCGAAGTACCGCGAGGAGTTCGCCGAGTTCGTCGCCACGCCGTGGCCGGATTTCGAGACGCTCTCGCGAACCCAAGATCGCATTCGACTCTTTTCGGCCGCCGAGACGGCGGGCGTCGACGCACCCGAGACGACCCTGTTCACGGCACCCCCCGACGGCGACCGCCAGTGGATCATGAAGCCACGGTACACAATTCTCGGCGACGAGTACCTCGAGGAGTACACTCCCGAGACGTGCGTCGCCCCGCCGTCGACGACGTACCTCGAGTCGACGCACACGACGAGTGCCGAATCCGCCCAACTCGAGATGCACCACGTGCCGTTAGTCCAGGAGTACGTCTCGACGACCGAGGAGTACGGCTTCTTCGCTCTCTACGACGAGGGGGAGGCAGTCGCGACGTTCCAGCACCGACAGCGACGGGGCTACAGCTACGCCGGCGGGCCCAGTTCGTTTCGCGAATCAGTCGACATTCCGACCCTGAAAGCCGCCGGCCTCGCGTTGCTCGACGAACTCGAGTGGCACGGCCTGGCGATGGTCGAGTTTCTGCGCGACGAAGAAACCGGCCAGTTCAAACTGATGGAGGTCAACCCGCGGTTCTGGTCGTCGCTTCCCTTCACGGTCCGCGCGGGCGCCGACTTTCCGTACTACTACTGGCTGCAAGCCGCCGGGCGAACGGGCGAAATCGACGACGTCTACGAGAGCGGCATCGGTGGCCACCTCCTCCGCGGAGAGGCCCTGTACCTCTACTCGATTCTCACCGACGACATCGGGTTGGTCGAAAAGCCCGGATTCTCGAGCGCCGTCGTCGACGTCGCGCGATCGCTGCTCACACAGCCGCGATTCGATTACCTCACTCGAGACGACCCGCGCCCGTTCGTTCGGGACGCCCTAAACACGATTTCGGCGATACGCTCCTAA